In the Anaerostipes caccae L1-92 genome, CATAGTCCGGATTTTCCGGCTTCTTTTTTGTAAGAGGAGAGATCTCCACCGGATGATCCAAAACAAAGGTAGGCTGAACAAGTTTATCTTCCACAAACTCCTCAAAGAACAGATTGAGGATATCTCCTTTTTTATGGCGCTCTTCATATTCCACATGGTGTTCATCCGCGGCTTTCCTTGCGTCTTCAACCGTATGGATCTCGTCAAAGTCAACACCTGCATATTTCTTTACAGCATCAACCATCGTAATCTTTTCAAACGGTTTGCCCAAATCCATCTCAATGCCATTGTAGGTAATCGTGGTGCTTCCCACGACTTCCTGTGCCAGGTAGCGGTACAGGTTTTCTGTCAGCTCCATCATTCCATTATAATCTGTATACGCCTGGTATAATTCCATCAGCGTAAATTCCGGATTATGTCTGGTGTCCACACCCTCATTTCGGAATACCCGGCCGATCTCATACACTTTTTCCAGACCGCCGACAATCAGTCGCTTTAAATAAAGTTCCAGAGAAATACGGAGTTTTACGTCTTCATCCAATGCATTATAGTGGGTCTCAAACGGTCTGGCCGCTGCTCCCCCGGCATTCGGCACCAGCATCGGTGTTTCTACTTCCATAAATCCCTGTCCGTCTAAGAAAGAACGGATCTTGCTGATGATCTTAGAACGTTTAATAAACGTGCCTTTAGATTCCTCATTCATGATCAGATCCACATACCTCTGGCGGTATCTGGCATCGGTATCCTTTAAGCCATGGAACTTCTCCGGAAGGGGCTTCAGACTTTTTGATAAGAGTACAACCTCTTTTGCGTGGATGGACTTTTCCCCGGTTTTGGTCACAAATACAGTTCCTTTGATTCCAATGATATCTCCGATATCCATCTTTTTAAAATCCTTGTATTCCTCTACACCGATTTCGTCTCTGGCCACATATGCCTGAATACGTCCCTCAAGATCCTGAATATTACAGAAAGAAGCCTTTCCCATGACCCTCTTGAACATCATCCGGCCTGCAACAGACACTTCTTTTCCTTCCAGTTCTTCAAAATGATCTTTGATCTCCATAGAGTGGTGCGTTGTATCATACTTCATGATCTCAAACGGATTTTTCCCTGCACTCTGTAATTCTTCCAGTTTATTTCTGCGTACCCTGACAAGTTCGCCCGCATCTTTGTTCTGTTCTGCCACTTTCCAACCCTCTTACTTTCTCTTAACGTCTAAAACTTTATATTGATTCACCTGGCCTACGCCTTCCACTTCTACCACATCTCCGATCTTCGCCCCGAGCAGTGCCTTGCCGATCGGTGCTTCATTGGAAATCTTATTATTCAGGATATCGGCCTCTGTGGAACCGACGATATGATAAGTAACTTCTTCCTTAAATGTAAGGTCCTCTAACTTTACAAGGCAGCCAAGGCTGATGACACCATGCTGGAATTCCTCATCGATCACCTCTGCATTTTTCAGGATCTGTTCTAATTCTTCGATCCTTGCCTCAATGTCCCTCTGCTCATCTTTCGCAGCATCGTACTCAGCATTCTCTGATAAGTCTCCCTGCTCTCTCGCTTCTTTGATCTTCTGGGCTACTTCTTTTCTTTTGACAACCTTTAAATCCTGTAATTCATCCTCTAAAGTTTTTAAACCCTCCTGAGTCAGAATATTCTTTTTTGCTTCTGCCATATTTTCGCTTCCTTTCCTTCTATATCAATCCTTCTGTCCGTCTGGTTCGTACACGCTCATCCGTAAATTATATCTCAGTACTGTTTTATTTGTCAACAGAGGACGCCCCGTTATTTCTGATGATCGCCTCCAGTTCCCCTATACTCTCTGCATGGTTTACCTGATCTCTCAGCTTTGCCGCACCGGCGAGCCCATGGGTATACCATGAGACATGCTTTCTCATCTCCCGGATGCCGATGTATTCGCCTTTGTACTCGATCATCATTCTCGCATGTCTCAGAATCATCTGGATAATCTCTTCAATCTCCGGCCGCGGCATCAGTTCCCCTGTGTCAAAATAATGACATAGTTCTTTGAAGATCCACGGATTTCCTTTGGCTCCTCTGGCAATCATAAAGCCGTCACAGCCGGTCTCCCGAAGCATCGCTTCCGCATCCAGAGGTGAATTGATATCACCGTTTCCTATCACCGGAATGGAAACGGCTTCTTTGACCTGTCTTATGATATCCCAGTCCGCTTTCCCGGAATAATACTGTTCTCTTGTTCTTCCATGGACAGCGACTGCTGCCGCTCCGCTCTGTTCTGCGATCTTTGCCATCTCCACTGCGTTTACATGTTCATCATCAAAACCTTTTCTGATCTTCACCGTTACCGGTACACTTAACCTGTCTGCCATGGCTTTAATGATCTTTCCTGCAAGGACAGGATCTTTCATCAGAGCCGATCCGTCTCCGTTATTTACAATCTTCGGCACCGGACATCCCATGTTAATGTCAATAAGGTCAAAACCCATTTCCTGGACCCGGACAGCCATATCCGCCATCAGTTCCGGTTCTGAGCCAAAAATCTGCGCCGCAATGGGCCTTTCCCATTCTTCTTTTGCAAGCAAAGGTCCTGTATTGGGACTATTGTAATACATACCTTTTGCGCTGACCATTTCTGTATAGAGAAGTCCCGCACCCATTTCTTTGCACAGCAGCCGGTAAGGAAGGTCCGTGACTCCTGCCATCGGGGCCAGCAAAAAAGGATGTTCTATTTCAATATCTCCAATGATCAGCGGGTTTAGTCTACTGCTGCTTTTCATAAATAATCCGCAATCCCTTCAATGTCAGTGTATCGTCAAAACAGTTGATCTCCGGCACTTCCCTGGAAATCATCTTTCCAAGTCCCCCGGTCGC is a window encoding:
- the lysS gene encoding lysine--tRNA ligase, with translation MAEQNKDAGELVRVRRNKLEELQSAGKNPFEIMKYDTTHHSMEIKDHFEELEGKEVSVAGRMMFKRVMGKASFCNIQDLEGRIQAYVARDEIGVEEYKDFKKMDIGDIIGIKGTVFVTKTGEKSIHAKEVVLLSKSLKPLPEKFHGLKDTDARYRQRYVDLIMNEESKGTFIKRSKIISKIRSFLDGQGFMEVETPMLVPNAGGAAARPFETHYNALDEDVKLRISLELYLKRLIVGGLEKVYEIGRVFRNEGVDTRHNPEFTLMELYQAYTDYNGMMELTENLYRYLAQEVVGSTTITYNGIEMDLGKPFEKITMVDAVKKYAGVDFDEIHTVEDARKAADEHHVEYEERHKKGDILNLFFEEFVEDKLVQPTFVLDHPVEISPLTKKKPENPDYVERFEFFMNGWEMANAYSELNDPIDQRERFKAQEELLAQGDEEANSTDEDFLNALEIGMPPTGGIGFGIDRMVMLLTDSSAIRDVLLFPTMKSLDAKKGGAKAEKAAAAEKKTAEKVDFSNVKIEPLFEQMIDFDTFSKSDFRAVKIEACEEVPKSKKLLKFTLNDGTDRKRTILSGIHEYYEPEELIGKTAVAIVNLPPRKMMGIDSEGMLISAVHEEGGREGLNLLMVDDRIPAGAKLY
- the greA gene encoding transcription elongation factor GreA; the protein is MAEAKKNILTQEGLKTLEDELQDLKVVKRKEVAQKIKEAREQGDLSENAEYDAAKDEQRDIEARIEELEQILKNAEVIDEEFQHGVISLGCLVKLEDLTFKEEVTYHIVGSTEADILNNKISNEAPIGKALLGAKIGDVVEVEGVGQVNQYKVLDVKRK
- the dusB gene encoding tRNA dihydrouridine synthase DusB, whose amino-acid sequence is MKSSSRLNPLIIGDIEIEHPFLLAPMAGVTDLPYRLLCKEMGAGLLYTEMVSAKGMYYNSPNTGPLLAKEEWERPIAAQIFGSEPELMADMAVRVQEMGFDLIDINMGCPVPKIVNNGDGSALMKDPVLAGKIIKAMADRLSVPVTVKIRKGFDDEHVNAVEMAKIAEQSGAAAVAVHGRTREQYYSGKADWDIIRQVKEAVSIPVIGNGDINSPLDAEAMLRETGCDGFMIARGAKGNPWIFKELCHYFDTGELMPRPEIEEIIQMILRHARMMIEYKGEYIGIREMRKHVSWYTHGLAGAAKLRDQVNHAESIGELEAIIRNNGASSVDK